The proteins below are encoded in one region of Clostridium sp. 'White wine YQ':
- a CDS encoding methyl-accepting chemotaxis protein codes for MKVIKNLSIRLKLIITFVVIVLMMLAVGIIGNYGVSTISNNADNMYNKNLRSVDTIHSIKEDVTGINVYLQNIIVYKDAAQTEEAAKAIGDLDTNLRKSMDLYGKELLVNEDKELWKSINQDYLKYANAREQVLNLTKDGDYDTATSRLKDVSDIRKQLSDNLGKIIAKNQNAAKVQASENSTTKSGVIVKMYVIIGAGFIISLVLATVLSIYILKVIRQGVNFAKALSEGDLTYSLEIDSNDEFGKLIGALNEAKERIKFIIKKISEQTQEVSASSEELSATLEEMSSTFVNIEENTGNIVQNIQDINAVTEELSATVEEVNKGITQLANNSTEASEQSVEIKDRSENIKERGVTSVNVADNLYEEKEKNIIKSIEDGKVVSEISVIANSIASIAEQTNLLALNAAIEAARAGEQGKGFAVVAEEVRKLAEESAGYVENIQKVIKNVQGSFDNLSANSRDILGFIDNKVKEDYNLLVETGELYGKDATYVSNLSQNIASMSQQLNASTDEIARVVQNMAENMQNTTNRSEDILTGIDETSKAIEQVSIAAQHQAEIAEVLNALVSDFKF; via the coding sequence GTGAAGGTTATCAAGAATTTGTCAATTAGGTTAAAACTAATAATTACATTTGTTGTTATAGTTTTAATGATGTTAGCAGTAGGAATTATAGGAAATTATGGGGTTAGTACTATATCTAATAATGCAGATAATATGTACAATAAGAATTTAAGAAGTGTAGATACAATTCATTCGATCAAAGAAGATGTAACAGGTATTAATGTATATCTTCAAAATATAATTGTTTATAAAGATGCAGCACAGACTGAAGAAGCAGCAAAAGCAATTGGCGACTTAGATACAAATCTTAGAAAATCTATGGATCTTTACGGTAAAGAATTGTTAGTAAATGAAGATAAAGAATTATGGAAATCAATAAATCAAGATTACTTAAAATATGCTAATGCTAGGGAACAAGTATTAAATTTAACAAAAGATGGAGATTATGATACTGCAACTAGCAGATTAAAAGATGTAAGTGATATAAGGAAGCAGCTTTCAGATAACTTAGGAAAAATAATCGCAAAAAATCAAAACGCTGCAAAGGTACAAGCTTCTGAAAATTCAACAACTAAGAGTGGCGTAATTGTAAAAATGTACGTCATAATAGGAGCTGGATTTATAATATCTTTAGTACTTGCAACAGTATTATCTATATACATTCTAAAAGTAATAAGACAGGGTGTGAATTTTGCTAAAGCACTATCAGAAGGAGATTTAACATATTCATTAGAAATAGATTCAAATGATGAATTTGGCAAATTAATCGGAGCCTTAAACGAGGCAAAAGAAAGAATTAAGTTTATAATAAAAAAGATATCAGAACAAACTCAGGAGGTTTCAGCTTCTAGTGAAGAATTATCAGCAACCCTTGAGGAGATGTCAAGTACATTTGTAAATATCGAAGAGAATACAGGTAACATTGTTCAAAATATTCAAGATATAAATGCAGTAACAGAGGAATTATCGGCGACAGTGGAAGAAGTAAACAAAGGTATAACACAATTAGCGAATAATTCAACAGAAGCCAGTGAACAATCAGTTGAAATAAAAGATAGATCAGAAAACATTAAGGAAAGAGGAGTAACTTCCGTTAATGTAGCAGATAATCTATATGAAGAAAAAGAAAAAAACATCATAAAATCTATAGAGGATGGAAAAGTTGTTAGTGAGATATCAGTAATTGCTAATTCAATAGCATCAATAGCGGAACAAACTAATCTATTAGCTTTAAATGCAGCAATTGAAGCTGCTAGAGCTGGAGAACAAGGAAAAGGATTTGCTGTTGTTGCAGAAGAAGTTAGAAAGCTAGCAGAAGAATCAGCAGGTTACGTAGAAAATATTCAAAAGGTAATTAAGAATGTTCAAGGATCCTTTGATAATTTATCTGCAAACTCAAGAGATATTCTTGGATTTATAGATAATAAAGTTAAAGAAGACTACAATCTTCTTGTTGAAACTGGAGAATTATATGGTAAAGATGCTACATATGTAAGTAATCTTTCACAAAATATTGCATCAATGTCTCAACAACTAAATGCATCAACTGATGAAATAGCAAGGGTTGTACAGAACATGGCAGAAAATATGCAAAATACAACAAATAGATCAGAAGATATTTTAACAGGTATTGATGAAACTTCAAAAGCTATAGAACAAGTTTCTATTGCAGCTCAACATCAAGCTGAAATTGCAGAAGTTCTAAATGCATTAGTTAGTGATTTTAAATTTTAA
- a CDS encoding RelA/SpoT domain-containing protein, protein MKNKFNVEKFIKKYPYVEDEIENNYVDLVELNNIYDDYMNFKDNYESQADFISNILRTHNQIHSVKSRVKDPERLIEKIIRKTSSRKEKYGEGFKFTTENYKNEINDLIGIRAIHIFKQDWESIHEFIQATWKVIEITANVRAGDDTKRFEELGIEIKSRQSGYRSVHYLIEFYPTNQKVIAEIQVRTIFEEGYGEIDHQLRYSHKEIPSILESNLLLFNRIAGSADEMASLINLLSKDLSEIEQKYAQTIIEKDEEIKRLKEKK, encoded by the coding sequence ATGAAAAATAAATTTAACGTAGAGAAATTTATAAAAAAGTATCCTTATGTAGAGGATGAAATTGAGAATAATTATGTTGATTTAGTAGAATTGAATAATATATATGATGATTACATGAATTTTAAAGACAACTATGAATCTCAAGCAGATTTTATTTCAAATATATTAAGAACTCATAATCAAATTCATTCAGTTAAATCAAGAGTTAAGGACCCAGAAAGATTGATAGAAAAAATCATTAGAAAGACCTCGAGCAGGAAGGAAAAGTATGGGGAAGGTTTTAAGTTTACAACAGAAAATTATAAAAATGAAATAAATGATTTAATTGGAATAAGAGCAATACATATATTTAAGCAGGATTGGGAAAGTATACATGAATTTATACAAGCTACATGGAAGGTAATAGAAATTACTGCTAATGTAAGAGCAGGAGATGACACAAAGAGATTTGAAGAATTAGGGATTGAAATTAAGTCTAGGCAATCTGGATATAGATCAGTCCACTATCTCATAGAATTTTATCCTACTAATCAAAAGGTTATAGCAGAAATCCAAGTTAGAACTATATTTGAAGAAGGGTATGGAGAGATAGATCATCAACTTAGGTATTCTCATAAAGAAATACCAAGTATACTTGAATCAAATTTATTACTATTCAATAGAATTGCAGGAAGTGCTGATGAGATGGCATCACTAATTAACTTATTAAGTAAGGACCTGAGTGAAATAGAGCAAAAGTATGCTCAAACAATAATTGAAAAAGATGAAGAAATAAAGAGATTAAAGGAGAAGAAATGA
- a CDS encoding EAL domain-containing protein, whose translation MVYSVQFIRAVIENMINAFSYNKIITDELGNVIDYEIIEVNKAFESASEMRRENILGKRIKEEQKNSNKEKAHWFEFYNDVSICGKCNIIERYSQVTNKWYLINTYSIEKGYFVLIFIDVTAIKERQLELEEKNSILNKQVEELERKISVALEKEKRQKRAQEIGNLGSWELDLTTGNFNASEEAFKLYGLKENRDIIKFEDLNSNVHVDDKERKDKAFEDLICGKGKYDIEYRIIREDTNEIRYIHSIADVEKDVNGNSIRVIGVVNDITDKINYEIGLSNKNQELEALYEQIAASEEELTRQLQEIQESNKLLELSEERYKTLVNSSQDMIYSCDVNGVFTTVNQRFCEMMKLKLKDIIGKTMGEIVNKQENSKKWDRVIQKVISSGETIITENKYVAQNGRTRYFNVTLCPIFDGKDNVIGVTGTNHDITTLKEHELTITHMAYHDNLTSLPNRNLFLDKLKEAIANSNVNNTKVAVLFLDVDNFKKVNDTLGHSVGDELLLLTTQRLSECVNEKNLIARLGGDEFSILFENINKVTDIIDVVEDINKLFTDDFNINENFINLSASIGISVYPDDGQTAEDLMKNSETAMYRAKELGKNTYQIFNVNMKEELIKKISIEGMIRTGLKKKEFLLYYQPQYQAKTRKLRGFEALIRWNNPVVGFLSPLEFIPIAEETGLIVQLGEWVLNTAAEMYKNIKDKYGIEVIMSVNISPIQLRQKNFVNLVLGVIDRLKIKPENLELEITESVFIDNFDNSIETLKRLRNYGIRIALDDFGTGYSSLSYLKKLPISILKIDKSFVDEIDENNKEAILTDSIISLVHKLNIETIAEGVEDEYQLEYLEKAECDNFQGYYLGKPMPAEMIEKVIKFKEIDKK comes from the coding sequence ATGGTATATTCAGTGCAATTCATTAGAGCTGTAATTGAAAATATGATAAATGCTTTTTCGTATAATAAAATAATAACAGATGAACTAGGTAATGTTATAGATTATGAAATTATTGAAGTTAATAAGGCATTTGAAAGTGCTTCAGAGATGAGACGTGAAAATATATTAGGAAAGCGTATAAAAGAAGAGCAGAAAAATAGCAATAAGGAAAAGGCTCACTGGTTTGAATTTTATAATGATGTTTCTATTTGTGGGAAATGTAACATTATAGAACGATATAGTCAAGTTACTAATAAGTGGTATCTAATAAATACATATTCAATAGAGAAAGGGTATTTTGTTTTAATATTTATTGATGTAACGGCAATAAAGGAAAGACAATTAGAATTAGAAGAAAAGAATTCAATATTAAATAAGCAAGTTGAAGAACTCGAACGTAAAATTTCTGTGGCCTTAGAGAAAGAAAAAAGACAAAAAAGAGCACAAGAAATAGGAAATCTAGGTAGTTGGGAACTGGATTTAACAACAGGAAATTTTAATGCATCGGAAGAAGCTTTTAAATTATATGGACTAAAAGAAAACCGGGATATAATAAAATTTGAAGATTTAAATTCCAATGTTCACGTGGATGATAAAGAGAGAAAAGATAAGGCCTTTGAAGATTTGATTTGTGGAAAAGGGAAATATGATATTGAATATAGAATAATAAGGGAAGATACTAATGAAATTAGATATATTCATTCAATAGCAGATGTTGAAAAAGACGTTAATGGAAATTCAATACGGGTAATTGGTGTAGTTAATGATATTACTGATAAGATAAATTATGAGATTGGGTTAAGCAATAAAAATCAAGAACTAGAAGCACTTTACGAACAAATTGCAGCATCAGAAGAAGAATTAACTAGACAGTTACAAGAAATTCAGGAAAGTAATAAATTGTTAGAATTAAGTGAAGAAAGATATAAAACTTTAGTCAATTCATCTCAAGATATGATATATAGTTGTGATGTAAATGGAGTTTTCACCACTGTAAATCAGAGATTTTGTGAGATGATGAAACTTAAATTAAAAGATATAATCGGAAAGACAATGGGTGAAATAGTAAATAAACAAGAAAACTCAAAGAAATGGGATAGAGTTATTCAAAAAGTAATAAGTTCAGGGGAAACTATAATTACGGAAAATAAATACGTAGCTCAGAATGGTAGAACACGATATTTTAATGTCACTTTATGCCCAATATTTGATGGGAAAGATAATGTTATAGGTGTTACAGGAACCAATCATGATATAACAACACTAAAAGAACATGAACTAACCATTACCCATATGGCATATCATGACAACTTAACAAGTTTGCCTAATAGAAATCTCTTTTTAGACAAGTTAAAAGAGGCAATTGCGAATTCAAATGTCAATAATACTAAAGTTGCAGTATTATTCTTAGATGTTGATAATTTTAAAAAAGTTAATGATACGCTAGGACATTCAGTTGGAGATGAATTACTATTACTTACAACTCAAAGATTAAGTGAATGTGTAAATGAGAAGAATTTAATTGCTAGACTTGGAGGAGATGAATTTTCAATTCTTTTTGAAAATATTAATAAGGTTACGGATATTATTGATGTAGTGGAAGATATAAATAAATTATTTACTGATGATTTTAATATTAATGAGAATTTCATAAACTTAAGTGCAAGCATCGGAATCTCAGTTTATCCAGATGATGGACAAACAGCGGAAGACTTAATGAAAAATTCTGAAACTGCTATGTATAGGGCTAAAGAATTAGGCAAGAATACTTACCAGATTTTCAATGTAAATATGAAAGAGGAATTAATTAAGAAAATAAGTATTGAAGGTATGATAAGAACTGGATTAAAGAAAAAAGAATTTCTTTTATACTATCAACCACAATATCAAGCAAAGACAAGAAAATTAAGAGGATTTGAAGCCCTAATAAGATGGAACAATCCTGTGGTAGGCTTTTTAAGCCCATTAGAATTTATACCAATTGCTGAGGAAACTGGATTAATTGTTCAACTTGGTGAATGGGTACTGAATACAGCTGCAGAAATGTATAAAAATATAAAAGACAAGTATGGAATAGAAGTAATAATGAGTGTAAATATTTCTCCTATTCAGCTAAGACAAAAGAATTTTGTTAATTTAGTTTTAGGTGTAATTGATAGACTTAAAATAAAACCAGAGAATTTAGAATTAGAAATTACAGAAAGCGTATTTATTGATAATTTTGATAATAGCATTGAAACCTTAAAGAGACTAAGGAATTATGGAATAAGAATAGCACTTGATGATTTTGGAACAGGATATTCTTCACTAAGCTACTTAAAAAAGTTGCCTATTAGTATTTTAAAAATAGACAAATCTTTTGTAGACGAGATTGATGAAAATAATAAAGAAGCAATACTAACTGATTCAATAATTTCTCTAGTTCACAAGCTTAATATAGAAACCATTGCAGAGGGTGTAGAGGATGAATATCAGCTTGAATATTTAGAAAAGGCAGAATGTGATAATTTTCAAGGATACTATTTAGGTAAGCCTATGCCTGCTGAAATGATAGAAAAAGTGATAAAATTTAAAGAAATTGATAAAAAATAG
- a CDS encoding S66 family peptidase has protein sequence MRSLKAGDFIGIVACSNKLQLMNREKIHELEKFISCLGLKVKYGNNIYEEECCYEDPREKAQGLMNLFMDKEVKVIFDISGGDLANGVLDFLDFNLIKDNPKVFCGYSDLTVIINPLNTMANIETYYYQIRNLVGEYKEQQQKEFIKTFFQGYNDLINFKYNWIQGDKIQGEVVGGNLRCFLKLSGTKYMPSFDNKVLFLESLGGDDKKIATYLTQYKQIGAFEKISGIILGSFSEMEDRNYYPKVEEILLNIIEDKKIPVIKTAYLGHRQNSKAISIGNNINLFKETFYEK, from the coding sequence ATGAGGAGTTTAAAAGCTGGAGATTTCATTGGAATAGTAGCATGCTCTAATAAATTGCAATTAATGAATAGAGAAAAGATTCATGAACTAGAAAAATTCATTAGTTGTTTAGGCTTAAAGGTTAAATATGGTAACAACATATATGAAGAAGAGTGTTGTTATGAAGATCCAAGAGAGAAAGCGCAAGGGCTTATGAATCTATTTATGGATAAAGAAGTTAAAGTAATATTTGATATTTCAGGTGGAGATTTAGCTAATGGAGTATTAGATTTCTTAGATTTCAATTTGATAAAAGATAATCCAAAAGTATTCTGTGGGTATAGTGATTTAACTGTTATTATAAATCCACTAAACACCATGGCTAATATAGAAACATATTACTATCAAATTAGAAACTTAGTGGGAGAATATAAAGAACAACAACAGAAGGAATTTATTAAAACATTTTTCCAAGGATATAATGATTTAATAAATTTTAAATATAATTGGATTCAAGGGGATAAAATTCAAGGTGAAGTAGTTGGTGGAAATTTAAGGTGTTTTTTAAAGTTATCAGGAACAAAATATATGCCAAGCTTTGATAATAAAGTTCTTTTTTTAGAAAGCTTAGGCGGAGATGATAAGAAGATAGCTACATATTTAACACAATACAAGCAAATAGGAGCTTTTGAGAAGATAAGTGGTATTATTTTAGGTTCTTTTTCGGAGATGGAGGATAGAAATTATTATCCAAAGGTTGAAGAAATACTTTTAAATATAATAGAAGATAAAAAGATCCCTGTTATTAAGACTGCTTATTTAGGGCATAGACAAAATAGTAAGGCTATTTCCATAGGCAATAATATTAATTTATTTAAGGAGACATTTTATGAAAAATAA